DNA from Cryptosporangium minutisporangium:
GCCGCGAGCAGGACCCCCGGGACGAGCGGCAGCGCGGACTGCCAGAGCAGCGCCCTGGCCAGTACCCCGGTCGGCGTGCCCTGGGCGGTCAGCGCCGCCAGCGTTCGGCGACGTTCCAGTACCTGCTCCACGGTCGCGATGAGCAACCCACCGGCCGCAACCACGATCGCGACCCAGACCGCCAGTTGGGTCAGTGCGAACGCCCGGTCGTAGAACGCGTCCCGCGGCCCGTACTCCTCTCCCACCTGGCGGGAGACCTGCTCCTGGGCGGCCCAGTTGGCGGCGAACACCGCCCGCATCGTGAGCGCACCGGCACCGAGCAGCACGGCCGCGAGCACCGCGGGCAGCGTCCGGCTGGCCGCCCAGGGGTCCGCGACGAGACGACGTCCGGCGAGCAGTAGCGCAGGACTCTTCGCCCGCGATGCGATCCGGCGTCCGATCGCCGCGGAGACCGCTGCACCGCCGGTCACCAGCCCGAGGAGTGCCACCATGAGCAGGACGACCTCCAGCAGCAATATCCACCACAGCCCCAGGTCGGCACCGAACCAGTCGAGGAGCAGGGCGTTGCTGGTCAGGGCGGCCGTTCCGCCGACGAACAGCACGGCGGGCAGCACCCGCGGCGGCTGGCTCGGACGTCGCCGGACCACCCCGAACGGGGTCAGCGTGCTGCGGCGGAGCGCGAGTGCCGCGAGTGCGGCGCCCAGAACCGGCACCACCACCGCGATCGCGAGCAGCGCCCACCACGGCGGGAGCACGTCGGTCGGCAACGGACGCGGTGGCTGCGGCCGGTCGAGCAGGACCCGTCCGATCAGGTAGACCGCGAAACCGATGACCGTGCCGACGGCTGCGGCCAGCCCGGTTTCGGTCGCCGCGACGGCTGCGGCCTGGCCCGGCGTCGCACCGGACATCCGGTAGTCGGCGAGCCGCCGGTCGCGGGCGGGTGCGCCGACCCGGACGCACTGTCCGACGAAGGACAGCACCGGGACGCCGAGCAGCAGGAGCGCCACGGTGACGCCGGGGCGCAGACCGGGCTGGGCGAGCAACCCGTTGGTGTACGGCGCGTCCCCCTCGATCGAGAGCACGGTCGCGGCCGCGAGCAGCAGCAGGGTGGCGAGCACACCACCGAACGCGGTGAGCACGATCCGCAGACCGTCGAGCCGACCTCCGGTGACCGCGAGACGAAGCAGTACGGACGGACGCATCTGTTCAGCCCTTCTCGTCGTCGAACGTGCCCACCGG
Protein-coding regions in this window:
- a CDS encoding FtsX-like permease family protein; its protein translation is MRPSVLLRLAVTGGRLDGLRIVLTAFGGVLATLLLLAAATVLSIEGDAPYTNGLLAQPGLRPGVTVALLLLGVPVLSFVGQCVRVGAPARDRRLADYRMSGATPGQAAAVAATETGLAAAVGTVIGFAVYLIGRVLLDRPQPPRPLPTDVLPPWWALLAIAVVVPVLGAALAALALRRSTLTPFGVVRRRPSQPPRVLPAVLFVGGTAALTSNALLLDWFGADLGLWWILLLEVVLLMVALLGLVTGGAAVSAAIGRRIASRAKSPALLLAGRRLVADPWAASRTLPAVLAAVLLGAGALTMRAVFAANWAAQEQVSRQVGEEYGPRDAFYDRAFALTQLAVWVAIVVAAGGLLIATVEQVLERRRTLAALTAQGTPTGVLARALLWQSALPLVPGVLLAAATGAIAARAVAGPGVYEQEVGGGCTPPTGVDVDAWCADPAHQAPVRTVTVELQNMIPWSGLTVLSVGAVVVTLVICALGLLLLRRATAITELRAT